From the genome of Azospirillum brasilense, one region includes:
- a CDS encoding sensor histidine kinase produces the protein MTRNGTLPRSGDAPSPPGAPARLARSLPGLGFLRRLDELTLAARVGLGFGVVLALVLLLALIGMASLYGVSREVGTFSGYADASQTAADLDIGLRDLEVSVRDHLAEGDQQSLLDAGLRRDGLLERLIALAGMVDGEADRRSVEGARTALDAYWSGFEALVALRGERARLTESVLEPQISQIRAGLGRLKDAGGVDSAALAGDATVAILMMQDHLGRYVARRDDRDSLRMRAELGNARAKLAEMNRYLWVPGTRQTIDEVEAALAGIDGVLDSIEASLADEDGLRAERLTPNAAAVAAQAAEIRQRNDAVAAELRGGLADQSWRTVRIALWAALAVTLAGLAMVWFVNRRVARPVSGMAAAVTSLAAGRTDIALPPDEGADEVSAMARAVRVLRDNTAEMERQRQEAADRHGQLLRDKERADAANEAKTHFLVNIGQELHAPLNEIVASSQSLMGELHRLGAGELATDIEQIQWTGEQMLTLVDAILDYARIEAGNMDVVLQDFDVHRLLIEARERTLPAADLNGNEVTLQAEAAALGQMYSDFGKVRQALLNLLDNACKFTQGGAVLLAAERIERDGEPWLRFTVTDSGSGFATSQTARLFQPFVQGGSGTRRRGAGLGLTLVGHYAAMLGGDIEVASEPGHGTRVTVALPAYYQPPAEERPLQVGTAGAAKRPLVTVAPLRPVAQLAS, from the coding sequence GTGACGCGGAACGGAACCCTGCCCCGGTCCGGCGACGCCCCCTCCCCCCCCGGTGCCCCGGCCCGCCTCGCGCGCTCCCTTCCGGGGCTCGGTTTCCTGCGCCGCCTGGACGAGCTGACGCTCGCCGCGCGCGTCGGGCTGGGCTTCGGCGTGGTCCTGGCTCTGGTTCTTCTGCTGGCGCTGATCGGCATGGCCTCGCTCTACGGGGTCAGCCGCGAGGTCGGCACCTTCTCCGGCTACGCCGACGCCTCCCAGACGGCCGCCGACCTGGACATCGGGCTGCGCGACCTGGAGGTGTCCGTCCGCGACCATCTGGCCGAGGGCGACCAGCAAAGCCTGCTCGACGCCGGGCTGCGCCGCGACGGCCTGCTGGAGCGGCTGATCGCCCTGGCCGGCATGGTGGACGGCGAGGCCGACCGCCGCTCGGTGGAGGGCGCGCGCACGGCGCTGGACGCCTATTGGAGCGGCTTCGAGGCGCTGGTCGCCTTGCGCGGCGAGCGCGCCCGGCTGACCGAGTCGGTGCTGGAGCCGCAGATTTCCCAGATCCGCGCCGGGCTGGGCCGATTGAAGGACGCGGGCGGCGTCGATTCGGCGGCGCTGGCCGGCGACGCGACCGTCGCCATCCTGATGATGCAGGACCATCTCGGCCGTTACGTGGCGCGGCGCGACGACCGCGACTCGCTGCGCATGCGCGCCGAGCTGGGCAACGCCCGCGCCAAGCTGGCGGAGATGAACCGCTATCTCTGGGTCCCCGGCACCCGCCAGACCATTGACGAGGTTGAGGCGGCGCTGGCCGGCATCGACGGCGTGCTGGACAGCATCGAGGCCTCCCTGGCCGACGAGGATGGGCTGCGCGCCGAGCGGCTGACGCCCAATGCCGCCGCCGTCGCCGCCCAGGCGGCGGAAATCCGCCAGCGCAACGACGCCGTGGCGGCGGAGCTGCGTGGCGGTCTGGCCGACCAGTCCTGGCGCACGGTGCGCATCGCCCTGTGGGCGGCGCTGGCGGTGACGCTGGCCGGGCTGGCGATGGTCTGGTTCGTCAACCGCCGGGTCGCCCGCCCGGTGTCCGGCATGGCCGCCGCCGTGACCTCCCTTGCCGCCGGGCGGACCGACATCGCCCTGCCGCCGGATGAGGGGGCGGACGAGGTGTCCGCCATGGCCCGCGCCGTCCGCGTCCTGCGCGACAACACCGCGGAGATGGAGCGCCAGCGCCAGGAGGCCGCCGACCGGCACGGCCAGCTGCTGCGCGACAAGGAGCGCGCCGACGCTGCCAACGAGGCGAAGACCCATTTCCTGGTCAACATCGGGCAGGAGCTTCACGCCCCGCTCAACGAGATCGTCGCCTCCAGCCAGTCGCTGATGGGCGAGCTGCACCGCCTGGGCGCCGGGGAACTGGCAACCGACATCGAGCAGATCCAGTGGACCGGCGAGCAGATGCTGACCCTGGTCGATGCGATCCTCGACTATGCCCGGATCGAGGCCGGCAACATGGACGTCGTGCTTCAGGATTTCGACGTGCACCGCCTGCTGATCGAGGCGCGGGAGCGCACGCTGCCCGCCGCCGACCTCAACGGCAACGAGGTGACGCTCCAGGCGGAAGCCGCAGCGCTCGGCCAGATGTATTCGGATTTCGGCAAGGTCCGGCAGGCGCTTCTCAACCTGCTGGACAACGCCTGCAAGTTCACCCAGGGCGGCGCCGTCCTGCTGGCCGCCGAACGGATCGAGCGAGACGGCGAACCCTGGCTGCGCTTCACCGTGACCGACAGCGGCAGCGGCTTCGCCACCAGCCAGACCGCCCGGCTGTTCCAGCCCTTCGTCCAAGGCGGCAGCGGCACCAGACGACGCGGCGCCGGGCTCGGCCTGACCCTGGTCGGCCATTACGCCGCCATGCTCGGCGGCGACATCGAGGTGGCGAGCGAGCCCGGGCATGGCACCCGCGTCACGGTGGCCCTGCCCGCCTACTACCAGCCCCCGGCGGAGGAACGCCCGCTCCAGGTCGGCACCGCCGGGGCTGCCAAGCGCCCTCTGGTCACCGTCGCCCCCCTGCGCCCCGTCGCCCAGCTGGCCTCCTGA
- a CDS encoding class II aldolase/adducin family protein has product MTSLSHPAQRRAIIDSCLAMNGAGINQGSSGNLSVRVEGGFLITPSSLPYDETAPEDIVEMGFDGTYVGRRRPSSEWRFHRDILKARPDVDVVLHAHSTFATALAVHGRGIPSFHYMVALAGGDSIRCAPYATFGTQELSNHAVAALEGRLACLLANHGMIVLGKTLKGALALAVEVETLARQYLHAHLLGEPVILPPEEIARVAEKMRRMKYGLPPDEGAAPEDTARPREA; this is encoded by the coding sequence ATGACCAGCCTGTCCCACCCGGCGCAGCGCCGCGCCATCATCGACTCCTGCCTCGCCATGAACGGGGCGGGCATCAACCAGGGCTCGTCGGGCAACCTGTCGGTGCGGGTGGAGGGCGGCTTCCTGATCACGCCGAGCAGCCTGCCTTATGACGAGACGGCGCCCGAGGACATTGTCGAGATGGGCTTCGACGGGACCTATGTGGGCCGGCGGCGGCCATCGTCGGAATGGCGCTTCCATCGCGACATCCTGAAGGCGCGGCCCGACGTGGATGTGGTGCTGCACGCCCATTCGACCTTCGCGACGGCGCTGGCCGTCCATGGCCGGGGCATTCCCAGCTTCCATTACATGGTGGCTCTGGCCGGCGGCGATTCGATCCGCTGCGCGCCCTACGCCACCTTCGGCACGCAGGAACTGTCCAACCACGCGGTGGCGGCGCTGGAGGGGCGGCTGGCCTGCCTTCTGGCAAACCACGGCATGATCGTGCTGGGCAAGACGCTGAAAGGCGCTCTCGCCCTGGCGGTGGAGGTGGAGACGCTGGCCCGCCAGTATCTCCACGCCCATCTGCTGGGCGAGCCGGTCATCCTGCCGCCCGAAGAGATCGCGCGCGTCGCCGAGAAGATGCGTCGCATGAAGTACGGCCTGCCGCCCGACGAGGGGGCCGCGCCGGAGGACACCGCCCGCCCGCGCGAGGCCTGA
- a CDS encoding WD40 repeat domain-containing protein, which produces MSRAADLIGHGAMVNAVAMSPDGTRVLTGSWDYSAILWDLASGSQIASFHEHAAGVTAVAFLPDGKQALTGSRDAAIILWDLEKGRSLRRFEGHTGTVAGLAVTPDGRSFASAGWDFVIRVWDPGSGAALRVLEGHGANVNAVAYTPDGGRLVSAGYDFQIRVWDAATGREKAVLEGHEGSVNGLALSPDGRLAATASSDETVRLWDLEAGTLLRTLYGHTGFITSVAVSPDGKTLLSGGGGDRRVRLWEIATGRQLASFRGHEKPVLAVAFTPDGQGALSAGYDAVVRHWDLMSKADADRP; this is translated from the coding sequence TTGTCCCGTGCCGCGGACCTGATCGGCCATGGCGCCATGGTCAACGCCGTCGCCATGTCGCCCGACGGCACCCGCGTCCTGACGGGAAGCTGGGACTATTCGGCCATCCTCTGGGACCTCGCCTCCGGCTCCCAAATCGCCTCCTTTCACGAGCACGCCGCCGGCGTCACCGCCGTGGCCTTCCTGCCGGACGGCAAGCAGGCCCTGACCGGCAGCCGCGACGCCGCCATCATCCTCTGGGACCTGGAAAAGGGACGGTCGCTGCGCCGTTTCGAGGGGCACACCGGCACCGTCGCCGGTCTGGCGGTGACGCCGGATGGCCGCAGTTTCGCCTCCGCGGGCTGGGACTTCGTCATCCGCGTCTGGGATCCGGGAAGCGGCGCCGCGCTGCGGGTGCTGGAGGGGCATGGCGCCAACGTGAACGCCGTGGCTTACACCCCCGACGGCGGGCGGTTGGTCTCCGCCGGCTACGACTTCCAGATCCGCGTCTGGGACGCCGCGACCGGTCGGGAGAAGGCGGTGCTGGAAGGGCATGAGGGCAGCGTCAACGGTCTGGCCCTGTCTCCCGACGGGCGGCTGGCCGCCACGGCGTCCAGTGACGAGACGGTGCGGCTGTGGGACCTGGAGGCCGGCACGCTCCTGCGCACGCTTTACGGGCACACCGGCTTCATCACCTCGGTCGCCGTCTCGCCCGATGGCAAGACCCTGCTGTCCGGCGGGGGCGGCGACCGGCGCGTCCGGCTGTGGGAGATCGCCACCGGGCGGCAACTCGCCTCCTTCCGTGGCCATGAGAAGCCGGTCCTGGCGGTCGCCTTCACCCCGGACGGGCAGGGCGCCCTGTCCGCCGGCTACGACGCGGTGGTCCGCCATTGGGACCTGATGAGCAAGGCGGACGCCGACCGTCCCTGA
- a CDS encoding formate dehydrogenase subunit gamma has protein sequence MTSNHSKVVLAKGWLQSPFQIVLLGVAMLALTLVMANVSSASAAEAFPPVASQPADGNSKTDMWRGIRSGEQGYVSIPNKSAGVLVQSEGEAWRSVRNGPLSTYGGWVLGGMIGLLVLFFLVRGRIRIDGKKTGRTIQRFNAFERGVHWLTAGSFVILAFTGLNVLYGRYTVLPLLGPEVFATMTQYGKFAHNYLGFAFMLGILLIFVMWVKHNIPERNDITWALKAGGLFSKGVHPAAKKFNAGQKVIFWATVLGGAALGFTGVQLLWPFSFASLADLQLYQLIHAAVAVVLTAVIIAHIYIGSVGMEGAFDAMGSGDVELQWAREHHSLWVQEVTGETPGRHGGHHQGRHRAPAE, from the coding sequence ATGACGTCGAATCATTCCAAGGTCGTGCTGGCCAAGGGCTGGCTCCAGTCGCCGTTCCAGATCGTGCTTCTGGGCGTCGCCATGCTGGCGCTGACCCTGGTCATGGCCAACGTCTCCTCTGCTTCGGCGGCGGAAGCGTTCCCGCCGGTCGCCAGCCAGCCGGCGGACGGCAACTCCAAGACCGACATGTGGCGCGGCATCCGCTCCGGCGAGCAGGGCTATGTCTCCATCCCCAACAAGAGCGCCGGCGTGCTGGTGCAGTCGGAAGGCGAGGCGTGGCGCTCGGTCCGCAACGGTCCGCTGTCCACCTACGGCGGCTGGGTGCTGGGAGGCATGATCGGGCTGCTCGTCCTGTTCTTCCTGGTGCGCGGGCGCATCCGGATCGACGGCAAGAAGACCGGCCGGACCATCCAGCGCTTCAACGCCTTCGAGCGGGGCGTGCACTGGCTGACCGCCGGCAGCTTCGTCATCCTGGCCTTCACCGGGTTGAACGTGCTGTACGGGCGCTACACCGTCCTGCCGCTGCTGGGTCCGGAGGTGTTCGCCACGATGACCCAGTACGGCAAGTTCGCCCACAACTACCTGGGCTTCGCCTTCATGCTGGGCATCCTCCTCATCTTCGTGATGTGGGTGAAGCACAACATCCCGGAGCGCAACGACATCACCTGGGCGCTGAAGGCCGGCGGCCTGTTCAGCAAGGGCGTGCATCCGGCGGCGAAGAAGTTCAACGCCGGCCAGAAGGTGATCTTCTGGGCGACGGTGCTGGGCGGTGCGGCGCTGGGCTTCACGGGCGTGCAACTGCTGTGGCCCTTCTCCTTCGCCTCGCTGGCCGACCTGCAGCTTTACCAGCTGATCCACGCGGCGGTGGCGGTGGTGCTGACCGCGGTCATCATCGCCCACATCTACATCGGCTCGGTCGGTATGGAAGGCGCCTTCGACGCGATGGGCTCCGGCGACGTCGAACTCCAGTGGGCGCGCGAGCACCATTCGCTGTGGGTTCAGGAGGTCACCGGCGAGACCCCCGGCCGTCACGGGGGCCATCACCAGGGCCGCCACCGCGCGCCCGCCGAGTGA
- the fdh3B gene encoding formate dehydrogenase FDH3 subunit beta — MARMKFLCDADRCIECNACVTACKNEHEVPWGINRRRVVTINDGKPGERSISVACMHCSDAPCKAVCPVDCFYQTEQGVVLHNKDLCIGCGYCFYACPFGAPQYPQAGNFGTRGKMDKCTFCAGGPEADNTDAEYRKYGRNRLAEGKLPLCAEMCSTKALLAGDGDKVSDIYRERVVARGFGSGAWGWGTAYQMKAGS, encoded by the coding sequence ATGGCCCGCATGAAATTCCTCTGCGACGCGGACCGCTGCATCGAATGCAACGCCTGCGTCACCGCTTGCAAGAACGAGCACGAGGTGCCCTGGGGCATCAACCGCCGCCGCGTCGTCACCATCAACGACGGCAAGCCGGGTGAGCGGTCGATCTCGGTCGCCTGCATGCATTGCTCCGACGCGCCCTGCAAGGCCGTCTGCCCGGTCGACTGCTTCTACCAGACCGAGCAGGGCGTGGTTCTGCACAACAAGGACCTGTGCATCGGCTGCGGCTACTGCTTCTACGCCTGCCCGTTCGGCGCCCCGCAGTACCCGCAGGCCGGCAACTTCGGCACCCGCGGCAAGATGGACAAGTGCACCTTCTGCGCCGGCGGCCCGGAGGCCGACAACACGGACGCGGAGTACAGGAAGTACGGCCGCAACCGTCTGGCCGAAGGCAAGCTGCCGCTCTGTGCCGAGATGTGCTCGACCAAGGCCCTCCTGGCCGGCGACGGCGACAAGGTGTCGGACATCTACCGCGAGCGCGTGGTCGCCCGCGGCTTCGGGTCCGGCGCCTGGGGCTGGGGCACCGCCTATCAGATGAAGGCGGGGTCGTGA